A stretch of the Planktothricoides raciborskii GIHE-MW2 genome encodes the following:
- a CDS encoding Panacea domain-containing protein, with translation MTTIAPVTTAAKLADYFIWFANDVGSYLSNQKLQKLLYYAQAWYLAFEDTPLFEEDFEAWMHGPTIPALFYEYKEQFGFKPILKEVEKPEFSEDVQKFLDELADDYFFLDAYELELMVRREDPWINARGDLPKDEPSHAIITKELMRNFYKTRVIEEE, from the coding sequence ATGACCACGATCGCCCCCGTAACCACCGCAGCCAAACTCGCTGATTACTTCATCTGGTTTGCCAATGATGTAGGTTCTTACCTCAGCAATCAAAAACTGCAAAAACTCTTATACTATGCCCAAGCCTGGTATTTAGCCTTTGAAGATACACCTCTATTTGAGGAAGACTTTGAAGCCTGGATGCATGGGCCGACTATCCCCGCTTTATTTTATGAATACAAAGAACAATTCGGGTTTAAACCCATTCTGAAAGAAGTCGAAAAACCCGAATTCTCAGAAGATGTCCAAAAGTTTTTAGACGAGTTAGCTGACGATTATTTTTTTCTGGACGCTTATGAGTTAGAGTTGATGGTGCGCCGCGAAGACCCTTGGATTAATGCCAGAGGTGACTTGCCAAAAGATGAACCTTCTCATGCTATTATTACTAAGGAGTTAATGAGAAACTTTTACAAAACCCGTGTCATCGAAGAAGAATAA
- a CDS encoding type II toxin-antitoxin system HigA family antitoxin, protein MDLKPIKTEADYRQALAEIERLFEAELNTPEGNRLEILVTLVEAYEKKHHPIESPLPDEAILYHLESRHPSLTVSNFIQGLKRRGVSDRVIQEALNEVGMAG, encoded by the coding sequence ATGGATTTGAAACCGATAAAAACTGAGGCAGATTATCGTCAAGCGTTGGCGGAAATTGAACGGCTTTTTGAGGCAGAATTGAATACCCCAGAGGGCAATCGCTTGGAAATTCTCGTCACCTTGGTTGAAGCTTACGAAAAAAAGCATCATCCAATTGAATCACCTTTACCTGATGAGGCAATTCTCTACCACTTAGAAAGCCGTCATCCTTCTTTAACGGTCTCTAATTTTATTCAAGGATTGAAGCGTCGGGGAGTCAGCGATCGCGTGATTCAAGAGGCTTTGAATGAGGTGGGTATGGCAGGGTAG
- a CDS encoding XisI protein: MDKIVDKIGDKIGDKIEYYRLIIQSVLADYASIPIANGSIDCYTVFDTKQDHYQVMNVGWDGYRRVYGCVLHLDIQGGKIWVQQNMTEMRIAQKLVDLGVPKQDIVLGFQPPEIRQYTEYSVV; the protein is encoded by the coding sequence ATGGATAAAATAGTGGATAAAATCGGAGATAAAATCGGGGATAAAATAGAATATTATCGCCTGATTATTCAGTCTGTGTTAGCGGATTATGCGTCTATCCCGATCGCGAATGGCTCGATAGATTGCTACACGGTTTTTGACACGAAACAAGACCACTATCAGGTAATGAATGTGGGCTGGGATGGGTATCGAAGAGTTTATGGTTGCGTGTTACATTTGGATATTCAAGGGGGGAAAATTTGGGTTCAGCAAAATATGACCGAAATGAGAATCGCCCAAAAACTGGTGGATCTAGGGGTTCCTAAGCAAGATATTGTCCTGGGGTTTCAACCTCCTGAAATCCGGCAATATACGGAATATTCAGTTGTTTAA
- a CDS encoding XisH family protein, which yields MGAKDKFHAAVRIALEKEQWNVTDDPLRLEVGGTKFEIDLGAEQLLAAERGQEKIAVEIKTFLSDSPLTDYHAALGQFLNYRLALEISDPTRILYLAVPVGVYQTFFKREFAQISLERYQIKQIIYDPNEEVIIQWIK from the coding sequence ATGGGAGCTAAAGATAAATTTCATGCTGCGGTTAGAATTGCTCTAGAAAAAGAGCAGTGGAATGTCACGGACGATCCATTAAGACTCGAAGTAGGCGGCACAAAATTTGAAATTGATTTAGGTGCAGAGCAACTGTTAGCAGCAGAACGAGGCCAAGAAAAAATAGCCGTTGAGATAAAAACCTTTTTAAGTGATTCACCCCTGACCGATTACCATGCTGCATTAGGACAGTTTTTGAATTATCGGCTTGCTTTAGAAATTAGCGATCCCACAAGGATTCTTTATTTGGCAGTGCCGGTGGGGGTGTATCAAACCTTTTTTAAGCGCGAATTTGCCCAAATTTCTCTGGAAAGATATCAAATTAAACAAATAATTTACGATCCGAATGAGGAGGTAATTATCCAATGGATAAAATAG
- a CDS encoding PhoH family protein yields MSERITISLPSVESAIALSGSQQENLKTLSKQTGAMVDLHGQELAIAGTAAQVDRCRRLVASLEEIWKAGKLITGVDILTACHALDTNRQEDLQDLQRDVLAKTRRGDDIRAKTFRQRQYIQAIRNHDLTFCIGPAGTGKTYLAVVLAAQALLSNQYDRLILTRPAVEAGEKLGFLPGDLQQKINPYLRPLYDALYELIDREKIENLMERGVIEVAPIAYMRGRTLNNAFVIMDEAQNSTPSQMKMVLTRLGFRSRMVVTGDITQTDLPSYQESGLAVAQKILQNVEGIAFCQLSQADVVRNPLVQRIVAAYEKYQP; encoded by the coding sequence ATGTCAGAAAGAATCACGATTTCGTTGCCTTCGGTGGAGAGTGCGATCGCGCTTAGTGGTAGTCAACAAGAAAATCTGAAAACTTTGTCCAAGCAAACGGGTGCAATGGTCGATTTGCACGGACAAGAGTTGGCGATCGCGGGGACAGCAGCCCAAGTCGATCGCTGTCGTCGCTTAGTGGCATCTCTCGAAGAGATTTGGAAAGCGGGGAAATTGATTACCGGGGTGGATATTCTCACGGCTTGTCATGCCCTGGACACCAACCGTCAAGAAGATTTGCAAGATTTACAACGGGATGTTTTGGCCAAAACTCGTCGCGGAGATGATATTCGGGCGAAAACTTTCCGACAACGGCAATATATCCAAGCCATTCGCAACCATGACCTGACTTTTTGTATTGGGCCTGCGGGTACAGGTAAAACTTACCTAGCGGTAGTTTTGGCGGCTCAAGCGCTTTTATCTAATCAATACGATCGCCTGATTCTGACGCGACCTGCGGTAGAAGCGGGGGAAAAGTTGGGCTTTTTGCCTGGAGATTTGCAGCAAAAAATTAATCCTTATTTGCGTCCGCTTTATGATGCGCTTTATGAGTTAATCGATCGCGAAAAAATTGAAAACCTGATGGAACGGGGGGTGATTGAAGTTGCCCCCATTGCCTATATGCGCGGTCGGACTTTGAATAATGCGTTTGTGATTATGGACGAAGCCCAAAATAGTACCCCGTCCCAGATGAAAATGGTGTTAACTCGTTTGGGTTTTCGCTCGCGCATGGTGGTGACTGGGGATATTACCCAAACGGATTTACCCAGTTATCAAGAGTCGGGTTTAGCGGTGGCCCAGAAAATTTTACAAAATGTAGAGGGCATCGCTTTTTGCCAATTGTCTCAAGCGGATGTGGTGCGGAATCCTTTGGTGCAGCGCATTGTCGCCGCTTATGAGAAGTATCAGCCGTAG
- a CDS encoding KH domain-containing protein gives MSKPKNPVEVVTQTIEDKAIPDYVGLVRFLLEPLLESAESLRVDCEKSASKPKVWIRMSFEDPEKGRVFGRGGRNIQAIRTVLAAAAETVGESIYLDIYGSGSGDRDRDHSSDRSFEHSSDERSERRKSPPSTPRAKLPKPAPRDK, from the coding sequence GTGTCCAAGCCTAAGAACCCAGTGGAAGTGGTGACTCAAACAATAGAAGATAAGGCTATTCCTGATTATGTAGGCTTGGTAAGGTTTTTATTGGAGCCTTTATTAGAGTCGGCAGAGTCTTTGCGCGTGGATTGCGAAAAGTCCGCCAGTAAACCAAAGGTCTGGATTCGGATGTCTTTTGAAGATCCGGAGAAGGGGCGCGTTTTTGGTCGCGGTGGCCGAAATATTCAGGCCATTCGCACTGTGTTGGCGGCAGCGGCTGAAACGGTGGGCGAGTCTATTTATTTAGATATTTATGGCAGTGGGTCAGGCGATCGCGATCGCGATCATTCATCTGATCGCTCATTTGAGCATTCATCGGATGAGCGATCGGAGCGCAGAAAATCCCCGCCCTCAACCCCCCGCGCCAAGCTGCCGAAACCTGCGCCAAGAGACAAATGA
- the rpsP gene encoding 30S ribosomal protein S16 — protein sequence MIKLRLKRYGKKREASYRIVAAQSTSRRDGRPLEELGFYNPRTDETLLDVPGLVRRLQQGAQPTDTVRRILEKANVFEQVKASSSVQA from the coding sequence ATGATCAAACTGCGATTAAAGAGATACGGAAAAAAACGGGAAGCCAGCTATCGGATCGTGGCCGCACAAAGTACCAGTCGCCGCGATGGTCGTCCTCTGGAAGAATTGGGATTTTATAATCCCAGAACCGATGAGACTCTCTTAGATGTTCCGGGACTTGTCAGACGACTCCAGCAGGGTGCTCAACCTACAGATACAGTGCGTCGCATTCTAGAAAAAGCGAATGTCTTTGAACAAGTCAAAGCCAGTTCCAGTGTCCAAGCCTAA
- the ffh gene encoding signal recognition particle protein, with protein sequence MFDALAERLEGAWKKLRGQDKISQSNIQEALKEVRRALLEADVNLQVVKNFIAEVETKAQGAEVIAGVRPDQQFIKIVYDELVRVMGESNVPLAKADTAPTIVLMAGLQGTGKTTATAKLALLLRKQKRSTLMVATDIYRPAAIDQLIALGKQINIPVFQLGTDADPVEIARQGIAHAKEIGVDTVIIDTAGRLQIDEEMMAELLRIKQTVQPHETLLVVDAMTGQEAANLTRTFHDQIGITGAILTKMDGDSRGGAALSVRRISGAPIKFVGVGEKVEALQPFYPDRMASRILGMGDVLTLVEKAAEEVDLADVEKMQKKILAAQFDFTDFLKQMRLMKNMGSLTGVLKLIPGMNKLTDDQLEKGETQLKRCEAMINSMTQEERRNPDLLASSPSRRRRIAKGSGYQEKDVSKLVTDFTRMRAMMQQMGQGQFGGMGMPGMPGMPGMPGMMGGPGAPPSGWRGYAGGGDQKKKKKKPKKGFGTL encoded by the coding sequence ATGTTTGACGCACTTGCTGAACGCCTAGAAGGGGCATGGAAGAAACTACGGGGTCAAGATAAAATCTCCCAGTCAAATATTCAAGAAGCTTTAAAAGAGGTCAGACGGGCCCTCTTAGAAGCAGATGTCAACCTCCAGGTTGTCAAAAACTTTATCGCTGAGGTAGAAACCAAAGCCCAAGGTGCGGAAGTCATTGCCGGGGTTCGACCGGATCAGCAGTTCATCAAAATTGTCTATGATGAACTCGTCCGAGTCATGGGGGAAAGCAACGTCCCCCTAGCCAAGGCAGACACCGCTCCCACTATTGTCCTGATGGCTGGGTTACAGGGAACCGGGAAAACCACTGCCACGGCCAAACTTGCTTTACTTTTACGCAAGCAAAAACGCAGCACCTTAATGGTGGCCACCGACATCTATCGACCGGCAGCCATTGACCAGCTAATTGCCCTGGGTAAACAAATCAATATTCCCGTCTTTCAACTCGGTACTGATGCGGATCCCGTGGAAATTGCCCGTCAAGGGATTGCTCATGCCAAGGAAATTGGCGTAGATACGGTGATTATTGATACCGCCGGTCGTCTCCAAATTGACGAGGAGATGATGGCTGAGTTATTGCGGATTAAACAAACCGTTCAACCGCACGAAACCCTGCTGGTGGTAGACGCCATGACCGGGCAGGAAGCAGCGAACCTGACTCGGACATTCCACGATCAAATTGGCATTACCGGCGCGATCCTGACCAAAATGGATGGGGATAGCCGAGGTGGTGCGGCGTTGTCGGTACGGCGGATTTCTGGGGCGCCGATTAAGTTTGTTGGGGTTGGGGAAAAAGTCGAAGCCCTGCAACCGTTTTATCCAGACCGGATGGCTTCCCGCATTCTGGGTATGGGAGATGTGCTGACTTTGGTGGAAAAAGCCGCCGAAGAAGTGGATCTCGCTGATGTCGAGAAGATGCAGAAAAAAATTCTCGCCGCTCAGTTTGACTTCACTGACTTTCTCAAGCAGATGCGGTTGATGAAAAATATGGGTTCTCTGACCGGGGTGCTGAAACTGATTCCGGGGATGAATAAGCTTACGGACGATCAGTTGGAAAAGGGAGAAACTCAGTTAAAGCGCTGTGAGGCGATGATTAATTCCATGACCCAGGAAGAACGCCGAAATCCCGATTTATTGGCTTCTTCCCCTTCCCGGAGACGGCGCATTGCCAAAGGATCCGGTTATCAGGAAAAAGATGTCAGCAAGCTGGTGACAGATTTTACTAGGATGCGGGCGATGATGCAGCAGATGGGTCAGGGGCAATTTGGCGGCATGGGTATGCCCGGAATGCCCGGAATGCCGGGAATGCCCGGAATGATGGGCGGGCCAGGTGCGCCACCATCCGGCTGGCGTGGCTATGCTGGCGGTGGGGATCAGAAGAAAAAGAAAAAGAAGCCAAAAAAGGGCTTTGGTACGCTATAA
- a CDS encoding filamentous hemagglutinin N-terminal domain-containing protein, with product MKKKFPGLPAQLIIESLAVVLLGQTLYSIPTNAQIIPDRSLRNNSVAIPEGNTIKIEGGTTTGDSLFHSFQDFSVPTGTEAFFNNYLTIENIFSRVTGDNVSNIDGIVKANGNANLFLLNPNGILFGRNAQLAIGGSFIASTAQQINFNNGNFFSATQKNDAPLLTINLPIGLQFATSPGSLTLQGSTLQVNPGQSLTLVGGDVNLNGGQLLASDGQIAIASLGNNGEVPLNSALGLGQISPEITRGNITLGNRSLINVSGINQGINIDVGNLTVTGGSRIQSTINQNGKAGDIAINATGAIDISGFTPDGLFSGILSKTETAGTGGNIIINNPAGNVTLANRGFIAAVTNSPNNGGQIQINVNNLAIATGGQIITATTAPGNAGDITINATESVQLSGSSPNFLPNPLAKISAFDLNLLEFITQPNPDVEASGSNGIPYTSIQRTPAQIIAGTTVLADPTESFDYYKFSITQANSQGIFDIDAAKKSGPGDVETQIFLYNLATAHLLYTNDDSPTTSGAGGSSEQHDAYLNVTFDQPGIYLLGVAELDSFAATGSPISGNRLDVGDTYTLQVSLQNRGSEAVTVAETMINPDNFNPNRGANSGLFSESGGIGSGGNITINTGKLIVSDRADISINALDMGRGGNLLVNARDIVAIKDAEVSSITRGTGNAGNLIFNTGKLTLENEGILNTSTFGAGNAGDVTINATDTVEAFGVNDVGRFSVIRSEALEGSTGNGGNVNITARGLSLRDGGRILSTAKSDAPANSGSITVQTSDFVEIIGADLEGSASRLRTNAYLEGGSANAGDILIETGRLVFANGGKIESSTFGSGHAGNVTLKASESIEMTGLDPVESDPGFVASSTFANGNAGTITIETGGSLTLTDGSQFTANTSGSGNAGDVIVRAKLIELIGVSENGSSGLFASAFDETEDGSGTGKGGDVILNTNQLIIRDRAAISASNFASYAPLSPGKGPAGNVEITAREILLDNQGIISTTAAAGDRGNIFISSGDIQLRNNSNITASAFGEATGGNITLNNDNLIALENSDISANAEQSFGGRIVINANGIFGTDFRDINTPFSDITASSDLGAEFSGTVKLNTPDVDPASGLVALENNVISLSNLIADTCDASAGSSFYVIGRGGLPPNPDAWLGSDTVWIDPRIDDRANYSASIEPSEAIDNQRIVEATGWTVDADGSVKLIAQAANVNSGSPWERFREADPLRESPQCSILPPISQK from the coding sequence ATGAAGAAAAAATTTCCGGGTTTACCCGCACAATTAATTATCGAAAGTTTGGCCGTGGTTTTGCTCGGACAAACACTTTATAGTATTCCCACCAACGCCCAAATTATCCCCGATCGCAGCTTGCGAAATAATTCTGTAGCCATACCCGAAGGAAATACCATCAAAATCGAAGGGGGAACCACCACTGGTGACAGTTTATTTCATAGTTTTCAGGACTTTTCTGTGCCTACGGGGACGGAAGCTTTTTTTAACAATTATTTAACAATTGAAAATATCTTTAGTCGAGTGACAGGGGACAATGTTTCTAATATTGATGGCATAGTTAAAGCCAACGGCAACGCTAACTTATTTTTACTCAATCCGAATGGGATTTTGTTTGGGCGAAATGCTCAATTAGCCATTGGCGGATCTTTTATCGCCTCTACCGCGCAGCAGATAAATTTTAACAATGGTAATTTTTTTAGTGCCACTCAAAAAAATGATGCGCCATTATTAACCATTAATCTACCCATAGGATTGCAATTTGCCACCAGTCCGGGGTCACTCACCTTGCAAGGTTCAACCCTACAGGTCAACCCCGGACAAAGTTTAACCCTGGTGGGTGGTGATGTGAACCTCAATGGGGGGCAACTTTTGGCCAGCGATGGCCAAATTGCGATCGCTTCTCTAGGAAATAATGGCGAAGTTCCGTTAAATTCCGCCTTGGGTTTAGGGCAAATTTCCCCAGAAATAACCAGGGGAAATATTACTCTAGGAAATCGCAGTTTAATTAATGTTTCTGGTATCAATCAAGGTATCAATATTGATGTAGGCAATTTAACCGTCACTGGGGGCAGTCGCATCCAAAGTACCATTAACCAAAACGGCAAAGCGGGGGATATTGCGATTAATGCTACTGGGGCGATCGACATTTCTGGATTTACTCCAGATGGACTATTTAGCGGCATTTTATCCAAAACAGAAACCGCAGGAACCGGGGGCAATATTATCATTAATAATCCTGCGGGAAATGTCACCTTAGCCAACCGAGGCTTTATCGCTGCCGTCACCAACAGTCCGAACAATGGCGGACAAATTCAGATTAATGTAAATAATCTCGCGATCGCAACTGGGGGGCAAATTATCACCGCCACCACTGCCCCCGGAAATGCCGGAGATATTACAATTAATGCCACCGAAAGCGTCCAGTTGTCTGGCAGCAGCCCAAATTTTCTCCCCAATCCTTTGGCGAAGATTTCCGCATTTGATTTAAACCTATTAGAATTTATCACCCAACCGAATCCTGATGTAGAAGCATCTGGATCTAATGGTATTCCTTATACCTCAATTCAGCGAACTCCCGCACAAATCATCGCCGGGACAACGGTACTTGCTGACCCTACAGAATCATTTGATTATTATAAATTTTCTATTACTCAAGCTAATTCTCAAGGCATATTTGATATTGATGCCGCCAAAAAATCTGGCCCCGGAGATGTAGAAACTCAGATATTTTTATATAACTTAGCCACGGCACACTTACTCTATACCAATGATGATTCCCCGACGACCAGTGGGGCGGGGGGTAGCAGCGAACAACATGATGCTTATTTAAACGTCACCTTTGACCAACCGGGAATTTATCTGCTGGGAGTGGCGGAATTAGATTCTTTTGCCGCTACCGGATCGCCGATTAGTGGCAATAGGTTAGATGTAGGTGATACTTATACCTTACAAGTTTCCTTACAAAACCGAGGCAGCGAAGCTGTCACCGTGGCGGAAACTATGATTAATCCCGATAACTTTAATCCTAACCGAGGGGCGAATAGTGGTTTATTTTCCGAGTCCGGTGGCATTGGATCGGGGGGCAATATTACGATTAATACGGGGAAATTAATTGTCTCCGATCGCGCCGACATTTCTATTAATGCCTTGGATATGGGACGGGGCGGCAATTTACTGGTCAATGCCAGAGATATTGTGGCAATTAAAGATGCGGAAGTTTCCAGCATTACTCGCGGGACGGGGAATGCGGGAAATTTAATTTTTAATACGGGAAAACTCACCCTGGAAAATGAAGGCATTCTGAATACTTCCACCTTTGGTGCCGGAAATGCCGGAGATGTGACGATTAACGCCACCGATACGGTAGAAGCTTTTGGGGTCAATGACGTGGGCCGATTTAGCGTGATTAGAAGTGAAGCCCTCGAAGGCAGTACCGGCAATGGGGGAAATGTGAATATTACCGCTAGAGGCTTGAGTTTACGGGATGGGGGTCGGATTCTCAGCACCGCCAAAAGTGATGCCCCAGCGAATAGCGGTTCGATTACCGTGCAAACTTCGGACTTTGTGGAAATCATCGGCGCCGACCTAGAAGGATCTGCCAGTCGCTTGCGTACCAACGCTTATTTAGAAGGTGGCAGTGCCAATGCGGGAGATATTTTAATTGAAACCGGGCGGTTAGTGTTTGCTAATGGCGGCAAAATCGAAAGTAGTACCTTTGGGTCAGGTCATGCAGGAAATGTCACTTTAAAAGCTTCAGAATCTATTGAAATGACTGGCTTAGATCCCGTAGAATCCGATCCGGGTTTTGTGGCTTCTAGCACTTTTGCTAATGGCAATGCAGGGACAATTACCATAGAAACAGGTGGGTCATTGACTTTAACCGATGGGAGTCAATTTACTGCCAATACCAGTGGATCGGGTAATGCCGGAGATGTGATTGTCCGAGCCAAATTAATTGAATTAATTGGTGTATCAGAAAATGGCAGCAGTGGGTTATTTGCTAGTGCTTTTGATGAAACGGAAGATGGCAGCGGCACCGGCAAGGGCGGGGATGTGATTCTCAATACGAACCAGTTAATTATCCGCGATCGCGCGGCAATTTCTGCCAGTAATTTTGCCAGTTACGCCCCATTGTCTCCGGGAAAAGGTCCGGCGGGAAATGTGGAAATTACCGCCAGAGAAATTCTGTTAGATAATCAAGGGATTATTAGCACTACTGCCGCTGCGGGCGATCGCGGGAATATATTTATTTCGTCGGGAGATATTCAATTAAGAAATAACAGTAATATTACCGCCAGCGCTTTTGGGGAAGCAACTGGCGGTAATATTACTCTGAATAATGATAATTTAATTGCTCTAGAAAATAGTGATATTTCTGCCAATGCAGAACAAAGTTTTGGCGGGCGAATTGTGATTAATGCTAACGGTATTTTTGGCACGGATTTTCGAGATATTAATACTCCCTTTAGCGATATCACCGCTTCCTCGGATTTAGGGGCAGAATTTAGCGGCACCGTTAAGTTAAATACCCCTGATGTTGACCCCGCATCAGGGTTAGTTGCATTAGAAAATAATGTGATTTCACTGAGTAATTTAATTGCTGATACTTGTGATGCCTCTGCTGGCAGTAGTTTCTATGTCATCGGTCGGGGGGGATTGCCTCCAAACCCTGATGCATGGCTGGGTAGCGATACAGTTTGGATCGATCCACGGATTGATGACCGGGCTAATTATTCCGCATCAATTGAACCGTCAGAGGCGATCGACAATCAACGGATTGTAGAAGCAACTGGATGGACAGTTGATGCCGATGGTTCGGTGAAATTAATCGCCCAAGCCGCTAATGTTAATTCAGGAAGTCCTTGGGAGCGATTCCGCGAAGCGGATCCCTTACGGGAATCTCCCCAATGTTCCATCTTGCCCCCAATATCACAAAAATAA
- a CDS encoding papain fold toxin domain-containing protein: MFFLKNRPDDAEIAEIYAAIGRLVIRFPLLHCEECARTLTVWLKQRGIPGKIWRLSTRSDYEDFILSERLEKIGCTETITENGVHYGVEVFGKIFDNLSTEGLLPDDWIKDFTSLSNEFDVEVISEF, translated from the coding sequence GTGTTTTTCCTGAAAAATCGTCCTGATGATGCTGAGATCGCGGAAATTTATGCCGCGATCGGTCGCCTTGTTATCCGATTTCCATTGCTCCACTGTGAGGAATGCGCTCGCACCCTCACAGTATGGCTTAAACAACGTGGAATCCCAGGAAAAATTTGGCGACTCTCGACTCGATCCGATTATGAAGACTTTATTCTCAGCGAACGACTAGAAAAAATCGGTTGTACGGAAACTATTACGGAAAATGGCGTTCATTATGGAGTCGAAGTGTTTGGCAAAATCTTTGATAATCTTTCTACAGAGGGACTTTTGCCCGATGATTGGATTAAAGATTTTACCTCATTATCTAATGAATTTGATGTTGAAGTGATTTCGGAGTTTTAG
- the bioF gene encoding 8-amino-7-oxononanoate synthase, giving the protein MNPDKPYSWIEKSLSAIHRANWHRSPQTIESLPGSLVQVEGRKLMNFASNDYLGLAGDDRLIQAAIKATQTYGTGATGSRLITGNRPLHQQLEEAIADWKQTDAAIVFSSGYLANIGAIAALVGQRDLILGDRYNHSCLKNGAILSGATFKEYSHNQIEELKTLLEQHRHQHRRCLILSDTVFSMDGDICQVPELLNLAAEFDCMVLVDEAHGTGVLGETGSGAVEHFGCTGKPLIQMGTLSKALGSLGGYIAGSASLIDFLRNRAPSWIYTTGLSPGDTAAALEAIAIIRAEPERRQKLWQNIAYLQQEFATKLPSCWKILPSQSPIFALQMSDAAAVLAAGSELKAAGIWAAAVRPPTVPTSRIRITVMATHELEHCQFLVNVLSQFGNP; this is encoded by the coding sequence ATGAATCCTGACAAACCATATAGTTGGATAGAAAAATCTCTCTCAGCAATTCACCGGGCTAACTGGCATCGATCGCCCCAAACTATAGAAAGTTTGCCGGGGTCATTGGTACAAGTAGAAGGCAGAAAACTGATGAATTTTGCCAGTAATGATTATCTCGGTTTAGCGGGGGACGATCGCCTAATTCAAGCCGCAATTAAAGCCACCCAAACTTATGGGACTGGGGCTACGGGGTCGCGTTTAATTACGGGAAATCGACCCCTACACCAGCAGTTAGAAGAAGCGATCGCCGACTGGAAACAAACCGATGCGGCGATCGTATTTTCTTCTGGTTATTTGGCGAATATTGGCGCGATCGCTGCTTTAGTTGGGCAACGAGATTTAATCCTCGGCGATCGATATAATCACTCTTGTTTAAAAAATGGTGCCATTCTCAGCGGCGCCACATTCAAAGAATATTCCCATAACCAAATAGAAGAGTTAAAAACCCTCTTAGAACAACATCGTCATCAACATCGACGCTGCCTGATTCTTTCTGATACCGTCTTTAGCATGGATGGGGATATTTGTCAAGTACCAGAATTGTTAAATTTGGCCGCAGAATTTGACTGTATGGTGTTAGTGGATGAAGCCCACGGTACGGGAGTTTTAGGCGAAACTGGGTCGGGGGCTGTAGAACACTTTGGCTGCACGGGCAAACCTTTAATTCAAATGGGGACTTTAAGTAAAGCTTTGGGCAGTTTGGGCGGTTATATTGCCGGAAGTGCCAGTTTAATCGACTTTTTGCGGAACCGCGCCCCCAGTTGGATTTATACTACCGGGTTATCCCCTGGGGATACGGCTGCCGCTTTGGAAGCGATCGCCATTATTCGCGCTGAACCGGAAAGACGGCAAAAACTTTGGCAAAATATCGCCTATTTGCAACAAGAATTTGCCACCAAACTGCCATCTTGCTGGAAAATCCTGCCCTCTCAGTCGCCAATTTTTGCCCTGCAAATGTCTGATGCGGCCGCAGTTTTAGCCGCCGGAAGCGAACTAAAAGCGGCGGGAATTTGGGCGGCGGCGGTGCGTCCCCCCACGGTGCCGACTAGCCGAATTCGCATTACCGTTATGGCTACTCACGAGTTAGAACATTGCCAATTTTTAGTCAATGTTTTATCCCAATTTGGCAACCCTTGA
- a CDS encoding DUF6887 family protein, with the protein MIEPNFQAMSQKELQKYMLAHRDSQEAFYAYIDRLHQEGNWVEMPPVDSVEDLEQYPEFTARFRKDSLPKNQG; encoded by the coding sequence ATGATCGAACCGAATTTTCAAGCAATGAGCCAAAAAGAATTGCAGAAATATATGCTGGCTCATCGAGACAGTCAAGAGGCATTTTATGCTTATATAGACAGGTTACATCAAGAAGGAAACTGGGTGGAGATGCCGCCAGTGGATTCGGTTGAGGATTTAGAACAATATCCAGAATTTACCGCCCGATTTCGTAAAGACTCTCTCCCCAAAAATCAAGGATAG